One Perognathus longimembris pacificus isolate PPM17 chromosome 2, ASM2315922v1, whole genome shotgun sequence DNA segment encodes these proteins:
- the Tmem176b gene encoding transmembrane protein 176B isoform X1 — protein MTRSTVTVDGVDVDCAQSQPYHIDIHIHQESALAALLKAAGSLKRRLSRPRDAGPSKTRRSSLQLALGVTQILLGLLSGALGVSFCFGAWTELYASGCAFWAGSAAVVAGAGAIVHQKHRGRLSGVLSLLLTLACVATAAAAGVFGVRSVLRHTESAYSSEVYALCKRPDPVHATPSYRRPWGRDYEQDWREEQCKSSMKKMMNIFLAFCVLFTVICILKVAVSLASLGLTLQSLCGQSSAAPERSQEDEGESEKKLLGENPEHSPGFKKIPEAINL, from the exons ATGACCCGGAGCACCGTGACGGTGGACGGGGTCGACGTGGACTGCGCTCAGTCTCAGCCCTACCACATCGACATCCACATCCACCAGGAATCCGCGCTGGCGGCCCTGCTCAAGGCCGCGGGCTCGCTGAAGCGGCGCCTCTCGCGGCCCCGAGACGCCGGGCCTTCCAAGACCAGGAGGAGCTCTCTGCAGCTGGCCCTTGGG GTGACCCAGATACTGCTGGGGCTTCTCAGCGGAGCCCTCGGCGTGAGCTTTTGCTTCGGGGCCTGGACTGAGCTGTACGCCTCTGGCTGTGCCTTCTGGGCGGGGTCTGCG GCCGTGGTGGCAGGAGCTGGGGCCATTGTCCACCAGAAGCACCGAGGCAGACTTTCC GGCGTCCTGTCTCTGCTGCTCACCTTGGCCTGCGTCGCCACGGCTGCGGCCGCCGGCGTCTTTGGGGTGAGGAGCGTCCTCAGACACACGGAAAGCGCCTACTCCTCCGAGGTCTACGCCTTGTGCAAGCGCCCGGACCCTGTCCACGCGACCCCGAGCTACAGGAGGCCGTGGGGCAGAGACTATGAGCAAGACTGGAGGGAGGAGCAGTGCAAATCCAGCATGAAGAAGATGATG AACATATTCCTGGCGTTCTGTGTCCTGTTCACGGTTATCTGCATCCTGAAGGTCGCCGTGTCCTTGGCCTCCCTGGGACTGACTCTCCAAAGCCTGTGTGGCCAGAGCTCGGCAGCCCCCGAGAGGAGTCAGGAG gATGAAGGGGAATCAGAGAAGAAGCTCTTGGGGGAGAACCCTGAGCATTCTCCTGGCTTCAAGAAGATCCCAGAAGCCATCAACCTGTGA
- the Tmem176a gene encoding transmembrane protein 176A encodes MEAAGAGEAEAPAARPTRISVHVHQESNLARLLEAGGSLLRSPSARDGPTPTLGGGQLSEASWVAQIVLGILSGVLGGFLHILWPTSLSRSGAAVWTGAVAVLAGAAAFFYEKRGNFCWALLRTLLWLASFCTAIAAISIAANAVGDYRYLVRDDSCNSYAARVWPTKPPVSPSPEEVERQSLCLSHMDMLKALSLSLYAMLLGVWALLLLASVTPVCLYCWRRFFAEEKKDQKKLLAANGI; translated from the exons ATGGAGGCTGCTGGGGCCGGCGAGGCGGAGGCCCCGGCCGCGAGGCCCACGCGCATCAGCGTCCACGTCCACCAGGAGTCCAACCTGGCCAGGCTGCTGGAGGCCGGGGGCTCCCTGCTGAGATCCCCCTCGGCCCGGGACGGCCCCACCCCGACCCTGGGCGGCGGCCAGCTCTCGGAGGCCTCCTGG GTGGCGCAGATCGTGCTGGGGATCCTGAGTGGGGTCCTGGGTGGGTTCCTGCACATCCTGTGGCCCACCTCGCTGTCGCGGTCGGGAGCTGCCGTCTGGACGGGGGCGGTG GCTGTGCTGGCTGGAGCGGCTGCCTTCTTTTATGAGAAACGGGGCAACTTCTGCTGG gcCCTGCTGAGGACCCTGCTCTGGCTGGCATCGTTCTGCACAGCCATTGCTGCCATCAGCATCGCAGCTAATGCTGTCGGAGATTATCGGTACCTTGTTCGTGACGATAGCTGCAATTCCTACGCCGCGAGAGTCTGGCCTACAAAGCCCCCCGTCAGCCCAAGTCCCGAAGAAGTCGAGAGGCAATCCTTGTGCCTCTCCCATATGGACATGCTGAAG gctctgtccctgagtctctacGCCATGCTGCTGGGCGTCTGGGCCCTGCTGCTTCTGGCCTCGGTGACCCCGGTGTGTCTGTACTGCTGGAGAAGGTTCTTTGCGGAGGAG AAAAAGGACCAGAAGAAGCTGTTGGCAGCAAATGGGATCTAG
- the Tmem176b gene encoding transmembrane protein 176B isoform X2: MTRSTVTVDGVDVDCAQSQPYHIDIHIHQESALAALLKAAGSLKRRLSRPRDAGPSKTRRSSLQLALGVTQILLGLLSGALGVSFCFGAWTELYASGCAFWAGSAAVVAGAGAIVHQKHRGRLSGVLSLLLTLACVATAAAAGVFGVRSVLRHTESAYSSEVYALCKRPDPVHATPSYRRPWGRDYEQDWREEQCKSSMKKMMNIFLAFCVLFTVICILKVAVSLASLGLTLQSLCGQSSAAPERSQEALLNTDEGESEKKLLGENPEHSPGFKKIPEAINL, translated from the exons ATGACCCGGAGCACCGTGACGGTGGACGGGGTCGACGTGGACTGCGCTCAGTCTCAGCCCTACCACATCGACATCCACATCCACCAGGAATCCGCGCTGGCGGCCCTGCTCAAGGCCGCGGGCTCGCTGAAGCGGCGCCTCTCGCGGCCCCGAGACGCCGGGCCTTCCAAGACCAGGAGGAGCTCTCTGCAGCTGGCCCTTGGG GTGACCCAGATACTGCTGGGGCTTCTCAGCGGAGCCCTCGGCGTGAGCTTTTGCTTCGGGGCCTGGACTGAGCTGTACGCCTCTGGCTGTGCCTTCTGGGCGGGGTCTGCG GCCGTGGTGGCAGGAGCTGGGGCCATTGTCCACCAGAAGCACCGAGGCAGACTTTCC GGCGTCCTGTCTCTGCTGCTCACCTTGGCCTGCGTCGCCACGGCTGCGGCCGCCGGCGTCTTTGGGGTGAGGAGCGTCCTCAGACACACGGAAAGCGCCTACTCCTCCGAGGTCTACGCCTTGTGCAAGCGCCCGGACCCTGTCCACGCGACCCCGAGCTACAGGAGGCCGTGGGGCAGAGACTATGAGCAAGACTGGAGGGAGGAGCAGTGCAAATCCAGCATGAAGAAGATGATG AACATATTCCTGGCGTTCTGTGTCCTGTTCACGGTTATCTGCATCCTGAAGGTCGCCGTGTCCTTGGCCTCCCTGGGACTGACTCTCCAAAGCCTGTGTGGCCAGAGCTCGGCAGCCCCCGAGAGGAGTCAGGAGGCGCTGCTGAACACG gATGAAGGGGAATCAGAGAAGAAGCTCTTGGGGGAGAACCCTGAGCATTCTCCTGGCTTCAAGAAGATCCCAGAAGCCATCAACCTGTGA